Proteins encoded in a region of the Nitrospirota bacterium genome:
- a CDS encoding GspH/FimT family pseudopilin, whose amino-acid sequence MPIDRQVQEQGWSLAELLIVLAIMGIMTMLAGPSYQTLTARVQARSATAEIASELRLARQLAMARRERLRVIFDRETRTITLRRADAEGILHVYRYADKGVVVDEPTAGPELLFQASGRAATPTTIRVRDSQGRETRFTVSITGRVSIS is encoded by the coding sequence ATGCCGATAGACCGACAGGTGCAGGAACAGGGCTGGAGTCTGGCAGAGCTTCTCATCGTCTTGGCGATCATGGGGATCATGACGATGTTGGCCGGGCCGAGTTATCAGACGTTGACTGCTAGGGTTCAGGCGCGGAGCGCCACAGCAGAGATCGCGTCGGAGCTCAGGCTCGCCAGACAGCTGGCGATGGCCAGGCGAGAACGTCTTCGGGTCATATTCGATCGAGAGACCCGCACGATCACGCTTCGACGAGCGGATGCTGAGGGCATCCTGCATGTCTATCGCTATGCGGATAAGGGGGTGGTCGTGGATGAGCCAACAGCCGGCCCTGAATTGTTATTTCAGGCAAGTGGTCGAGCTGCGACCCCGACCACCATCCGTGTGAGAGATAGCCAGGGCCGGGAAACACGATTCACGGTGAGTATCACCGGAAGAGTGTCTATCTCATGA
- a CDS encoding choice-of-anchor X domain-containing protein, with protein MMRDRLFQVERGASFAEALVAMALTMTGLAGAMGAFDAAERIIRNGMLATRALAMAESRLEAKRSARWDRLLLDDVNHDGVTDLVMHDDGVGGDAVAGDGTYSGSWDQDGVQLIWTVTPSRSGSLSVSGHVVLEARAAYASRSGPREVRVGTLLANPLFIGSE; from the coding sequence ATGATGCGGGATCGACTTTTTCAGGTAGAGCGCGGAGCCAGTTTTGCCGAGGCGCTTGTGGCGATGGCGCTCACAATGACCGGTCTCGCCGGGGCGATGGGAGCCTTTGATGCCGCAGAGCGGATTATTCGAAATGGCATGTTGGCCACGCGTGCCCTGGCAATGGCGGAGTCGCGGCTTGAGGCCAAACGATCTGCGAGATGGGATCGACTGTTACTGGATGATGTGAACCACGATGGTGTCACGGACCTTGTCATGCATGACGACGGAGTAGGCGGTGATGCCGTGGCCGGTGATGGAACGTACTCAGGGAGTTGGGACCAGGATGGCGTCCAACTGATCTGGACGGTGACGCCGAGCCGTTCCGGTTCGCTATCGGTTTCAGGGCATGTCGTGCTCGAGGCTCGTGCAGCCTATGCTTCCAGGTCTGGTCCTCGCGAGGTACGAGTAGGGACGTTACTGGCCAATCCCCTGTTTATCGGGAGCGAATAA
- a CDS encoding GspE/PulE family protein — MTVETNILAGGTGGNKGGRSAKPSRYAIEQNVLDSLVYRGMISLSDLTAAVDESSDGTVDLETLLLDRYGVQKEALGSALSDFYQCPYLPYDERTASDRELLKSLNADYLKKHAWIPIARRGSLIDVLTSDPHDLDKTLDVRRTFPGMTIRYSVGLRRDIEQFLQLSTGQGTKGSIGAILGELVNEIHLEPAIDPVSGGIDENDSAIVRLTNEVIAEADRLGASDIHMEPYADRKDMVVRLRVDGTCFAYMKIPAAYRRAVVSRIKVMANLDIAERRKPQDGKIRYRLAKDREIELRVATLPTAGQDEDVVLRLLTAKQPMLLDAMEFAPATLQAIRAIAEKPHGIILCVGPTGSGKTTTLHAILKHINTDERKIWTAEDPIEITQDGLRQVQVHPKIDLTFATAMRAFLRADPDVIMIGEMRDKETADIAIEASLTGHLVLSTLHTNSAVETVVRLLDLGCDSFNFADAMLGVLAQRLCKRICIQCKESYHPSRQEYDELVQGYSAQGWPTVGIEYLPDWRLYRGRGCEACNRTGFKGRVPLHELLIPSEAMKQLIQTRSRKAEMLAFALTEGMATLLQDGIRKTLQGLTTYRQVRAVAMK; from the coding sequence ATGACGGTCGAGACGAACATATTGGCCGGTGGAACAGGGGGGAATAAGGGCGGCCGCTCGGCGAAACCATCGCGCTATGCGATCGAACAAAACGTGCTGGATAGCTTGGTGTATCGTGGCATGATCAGCCTCTCTGATCTGACCGCTGCGGTCGATGAATCGTCCGATGGTACAGTTGACCTGGAAACTCTCCTCCTGGACCGCTACGGCGTTCAGAAAGAAGCGCTTGGATCGGCGCTGAGCGATTTCTATCAATGCCCGTACCTGCCATATGACGAGCGAACCGCTAGCGATCGTGAACTGTTGAAAAGTCTCAACGCCGATTATTTGAAGAAACATGCGTGGATTCCCATCGCGCGGCGCGGCTCGTTAATAGATGTGCTCACCAGCGATCCGCACGATCTCGACAAGACCTTGGATGTACGGCGAACATTTCCCGGCATGACCATTCGCTATTCGGTCGGCTTGCGGCGGGACATCGAGCAGTTTCTCCAGCTGTCGACAGGGCAAGGAACGAAGGGGTCTATCGGAGCCATTCTCGGGGAGCTGGTCAATGAGATTCATCTTGAGCCTGCCATCGATCCCGTATCCGGCGGGATCGACGAAAACGACTCAGCCATTGTGCGGCTCACCAATGAAGTGATCGCCGAAGCCGATCGCCTCGGCGCGTCGGACATCCATATGGAGCCCTATGCGGATCGTAAGGACATGGTCGTGCGCCTACGCGTCGACGGCACCTGCTTCGCCTACATGAAAATTCCCGCTGCCTATCGGCGCGCGGTGGTGTCCCGCATCAAGGTCATGGCCAATCTCGACATCGCTGAACGGCGCAAACCCCAAGACGGCAAGATCCGGTATCGGTTGGCAAAGGATCGAGAGATAGAATTGCGCGTGGCGACCCTTCCCACTGCAGGACAGGATGAAGATGTTGTATTGCGCCTCCTCACGGCTAAGCAACCGATGCTGCTTGACGCCATGGAATTTGCTCCGGCTACCTTGCAGGCCATACGAGCCATCGCAGAGAAACCACATGGGATCATTCTCTGTGTCGGACCAACCGGGTCCGGCAAAACGACGACCCTGCACGCGATTCTCAAACACATCAATACCGACGAGCGAAAGATTTGGACGGCCGAGGACCCTATCGAAATTACCCAGGACGGACTTCGGCAAGTGCAAGTCCATCCGAAGATCGATTTGACGTTCGCAACCGCAATGCGGGCGTTTCTGCGCGCCGATCCAGACGTCATTATGATCGGCGAGATGCGGGACAAGGAAACAGCCGATATCGCCATTGAGGCCTCGCTCACAGGCCATCTGGTGCTCAGTACTCTCCATACGAATAGTGCAGTCGAGACGGTGGTTCGGTTGCTGGACCTCGGGTGCGACTCGTTCAACTTTGCCGATGCCATGTTGGGAGTGCTCGCCCAGCGTCTGTGCAAACGGATCTGCATCCAGTGCAAAGAGTCCTACCATCCGAGTCGACAGGAGTACGATGAACTGGTGCAGGGATATAGTGCGCAGGGTTGGCCAACGGTCGGCATCGAATACCTCCCCGATTGGCGCCTCTACCGTGGACGAGGCTGCGAGGCCTGTAACCGAACCGGGTTTAAGGGCCGAGTGCCCCTCCATGAATTGTTGATTCCCTCGGAAGCCATGAAGCAGCTCATTCAAACTCGATCGCGCAAGGCTGAGATGTTGGCGTTTGCACTAACCGAGGGGATGGCCACCTTGCTGCAGGATGGCATCAGGAAAACGTTACAAGGTCTCACGACCTACCGCCAAGTTAGAGCTGTGGCGATGAAGTAG
- a CDS encoding prepilin-type N-terminal cleavage/methylation domain-containing protein produces MLGSKNRQSGFTLIELMIAVAIIGVAVAIAIPNFTRMYIDYEAKATASEITRFLVMARTRAQTSNQTLTVGIVLVNGVVSMTASNLAGAQTFRNGFDAGHMVPLVFSAGGIPNGGAVQFDSNGVRTGVPGAGVQTITVGGIVGGAPSTQYRINIAQSGIAGLVRL; encoded by the coding sequence ATGCTCGGATCGAAGAATCGCCAGAGCGGGTTCACGTTGATCGAGCTGATGATCGCGGTGGCGATTATCGGGGTCGCGGTGGCGATCGCCATCCCGAATTTTACGCGGATGTACATAGACTATGAAGCGAAAGCCACGGCCTCTGAGATCACCCGTTTTCTTGTGATGGCTCGTACGAGAGCACAGACGTCGAATCAGACTCTCACCGTCGGAATCGTCCTGGTGAATGGGGTGGTGTCTATGACCGCCAGCAATCTCGCAGGCGCTCAGACATTTCGGAACGGGTTTGATGCGGGACATATGGTGCCGCTCGTGTTCAGCGCCGGTGGCATCCCAAACGGGGGAGCCGTTCAGTTCGACTCAAATGGGGTCAGGACGGGCGTGCCCGGTGCAGGAGTCCAGACGATCACCGTCGGAGGGATTGTCGGAGGGGCTCCATCCACACAATATCGCATTAATATTGCGCAGAGCGGAATTGCCGGGCTGGTGAGGCTGTGA
- a CDS encoding prepilin-type N-terminal cleavage/methylation domain-containing protein: MDDKQHNSNRIISRLRQERGFTLIEAMLSSVILGIGLLGLAAMMTLSFTRNSDGNEVTAATNLAAELVERMQFNRRNLVNGYNGINLISANPALCVQNALTQPVARGDCLQWQARLFASGLVGVRANVAVALVGPVVLNQNNINVNVTWTGSSRNTIAGGSAAWVAGTKAITLNAVIAPE, translated from the coding sequence ATGGACGACAAACAGCACAATAGCAATAGGATAATCAGCCGGCTCCGACAAGAGCGGGGATTTACCCTCATTGAGGCCATGCTGTCGTCGGTTATTCTTGGGATCGGGTTGCTCGGGTTAGCCGCCATGATGACCTTGTCGTTCACGCGCAATAGCGACGGGAATGAAGTGACCGCCGCCACCAACCTCGCGGCGGAGCTCGTCGAACGGATGCAATTCAATCGACGGAATCTCGTGAACGGCTATAACGGCATCAATTTGATTTCAGCCAACCCCGCGCTCTGCGTCCAGAATGCCCTGACTCAGCCGGTGGCGAGAGGGGATTGTCTGCAATGGCAAGCCCGCCTATTTGCGTCTGGATTGGTAGGGGTCCGAGCCAATGTGGCGGTGGCGCTCGTGGGGCCGGTAGTGCTCAATCAAAATAACATCAACGTGAACGTCACCTGGACCGGATCAAGTCGCAATACGATTGCCGGGGGGTCGGCCGCCTGGGTCGCAGGGACCAAAGCCATCACGTTGAACGCGGTCATCGCACCGGAGTGA
- a CDS encoding prepilin-type N-terminal cleavage/methylation domain-containing protein — protein MRSQDQPHAQGFTLIEVMVATAVTSVIVLAGMAALTMTGKAVRANEQISDAQQNARMAMEMITHDIKMAGMGPAIDPSRNPPPVGNCGIGGTPVPMLPGDNNPTVGVPDTGPDQISLVVPLTFYGAPAVPGVPPAWQTTAPLGIGAAGFANVPINAAILPAMVTAGLAANSFISIGGVVAAQVGGAAAPLALVAPIPGPTQIPTGTQIFLLQCITYQVIPQLAGGAPGADLNNVCGGNAPCLVRGIANATVNSFGRTLPNCNVAASPCLPIVNGIEDLQFAYACDGCLLPAPGGSEPNGRLDDVSLNLNFDQADYISNQIWNNPPMTPSAIKMVQVTIVARQQSQDNGLGDGNSQAGAGTLSTTFLTVDDHIHANGVFVAGDAGAQVPPYASVRRRVVTRTVETRNARPWS, from the coding sequence ATGAGATCGCAAGACCAGCCGCACGCACAGGGATTCACATTGATCGAGGTCATGGTGGCGACCGCGGTGACGTCCGTGATCGTGTTGGCCGGTATGGCTGCCCTGACGATGACCGGCAAGGCCGTGCGAGCCAACGAGCAAATTTCCGACGCCCAACAGAACGCGCGTATGGCCATGGAGATGATCACCCACGACATCAAGATGGCTGGGATGGGGCCGGCTATCGATCCGTCACGGAATCCGCCTCCGGTTGGAAACTGTGGAATTGGCGGGACTCCAGTGCCGATGCTCCCTGGGGATAACAATCCGACCGTCGGGGTACCCGATACGGGACCGGATCAAATCTCACTCGTGGTCCCCCTCACATTTTATGGTGCGCCGGCTGTTCCGGGGGTTCCGCCTGCCTGGCAGACCACCGCTCCACTCGGTATCGGCGCAGCGGGGTTTGCAAACGTGCCGATCAACGCAGCCATCCTTCCCGCTATGGTAACTGCGGGACTCGCGGCCAACTCCTTTATTTCGATTGGTGGCGTCGTCGCAGCTCAGGTGGGGGGTGCGGCCGCTCCCTTGGCATTGGTCGCCCCCATTCCAGGGCCGACACAGATTCCGACGGGCACTCAGATTTTTCTGTTGCAGTGCATTACCTATCAAGTGATTCCTCAGCTTGCCGGTGGGGCTCCCGGTGCAGATCTCAATAACGTCTGTGGCGGCAATGCTCCCTGCCTGGTCAGGGGGATCGCGAATGCCACGGTCAATTCTTTCGGGCGTACGCTGCCGAATTGCAATGTCGCCGCGAGTCCCTGCTTGCCGATCGTCAATGGGATCGAGGATCTCCAGTTCGCCTATGCCTGCGACGGCTGTCTCTTGCCGGCGCCAGGCGGTTCTGAGCCGAACGGTCGGCTGGATGATGTGAGTCTGAACCTGAACTTCGACCAAGCGGACTACATCTCCAACCAGATCTGGAACAACCCGCCCATGACGCCGTCCGCCATTAAAATGGTGCAAGTCACGATCGTCGCCCGGCAACAGTCGCAGGACAATGGACTGGGAGACGGGAATTCACAGGCAGGAGCGGGGACCCTGTCCACCACCTTTCTCACGGTCGATGACCATATTCATGCCAACGGCGTCTTCGTCGCCGGCGATGCGGGGGCCCAGGTTCCTCCCTATGCGTCGGTGCGCCGGCGGGTTGTGACTAGGACCGTGGAGACGAGAAACGCGAGACCCTGGTCCTGA
- a CDS encoding PilC/PilY family type IV pilus protein, whose protein sequence is MKSRNIATRGTVMLALVGCLLVPGALQAQTMDQYFAVPPFVSDQVAPNILLLLDNSGSMSGLACDNSTPADGDCADAGDKPFANTSTFSGYFDSLLCYTYDSGADARFEPATVKALVSTACSTTQWDGNFLNWATFRRFDALKKSMTGGDCFVARAADGTCPTNGTPALKTVRAQAVGVNVELNDTVYAGGAGATTYLGRIPLADRSGNPGTLYIGVADAYFCIDNDSTFNNNCGDSYSVRRYELKVGYNVEPTGVIQQIGSQARFGLFEFKPTGDGARMLVGLGARQSIAFSGSAVKTFTTNTAAMVDAVQDSFPSTWTPLSESLYETARYIAQINSTYLAGSYAYPIAFAGGISNGVAFGATGAGSIGAPEITALTGSEVCTVGAGYITNACGRDPYFFGSNHTPAWATTSTQVRCCKTFVIIVTDGEPTQDTNIPAGLQDYAHGRHGLHCTGGNATIHAPNGTCNTNSATTAATLLGEHKTDYASTGNHYLDDVAYWAHTNDLRPCTAAGTDGTIPVLNVTGHCLAGLQNLSVYTFFAFGNIAGREILMHTAKLGGFEDSNNNNIPDLVSEWDKVINATGAPGTDGIPDNYFESSNVDDLQDRLMATITAILRKSSSGTAISVLATSASGEGSVYQAYFYTSNVGLGGANVRWTGYTQGLFIDHLGNFREDTDQDGKLVYENDYIIRTSYDNNQASLTYGTVLVDKFVDANGDGSADSTTATISGLGLKDILPFWEGGKQLANLASASRNLLTWVDSNNDGLVQVGEQMQFATANSGTLGQYLRAGAAPYTADNIINFIRGDEVAGLRTRMLEVPLGSGTYKVWKLGDPIHSTPTIVSAPRTNYDLVYGDSSYTAFYQQYQNRREVVYVGANDGMLHAFNGGYYHKSDDPTTATVVEHGWYTKNPTNNSSGRPLGDELWGYVPYQLLPQLQWLTRADYTHVYYVDLKPTVADVRIFTPDADHPNGWGTVLIGGFRMGGSCGGCAAGTGAPPMTVNISGTPRTFYSAYFVLDITNPEVDPKLLWSFSDAGLGLSIGTPSVMRVSPTADAKTDNTNAKWMVLFGSGPNGYAADLPPAPAQVATVYAVDLRVGPGAANSQVTKMAAGSWQSFVGNIAVLDNNFDYRHDVAYFGRTINTGALPWRGKMYRLTTSGCTNAPCSTSTWGVANGASRVPTEMIDTFNDYTALSSTTVNLGPVTTAPSVTIDDANMVWVFFGTGRYLSNSDKTNTEQQYLFGIKDKVMNGGCTQTNAINCNAVNLVNATNAVVCVVCAGGTNQVTDPNNPALTSVTSGATSMAGLVQSRDGWYVKLVTAAGTSAERSVSNPVVIAGAVFFPTLVPTNDFCSSTGTSYLYALYYKTGSAYSSPVIGTSVSGANTISNTRVLMGEGVASQVAIHIDGSGGSCTGGCDGGGKPPIKYCSQMSTGSSECKDASGPNPPWSRYLSWIRQRG, encoded by the coding sequence ATGAAGAGCCGGAATATCGCCACTCGTGGAACCGTCATGCTGGCGTTGGTGGGTTGTCTCCTGGTGCCCGGTGCGCTGCAGGCCCAAACGATGGATCAGTATTTTGCCGTGCCGCCCTTCGTCAGCGACCAGGTCGCTCCCAATATCCTCCTGCTGCTCGACAATTCCGGCAGTATGAGCGGTCTGGCGTGCGACAACTCTACCCCTGCGGATGGGGACTGCGCCGATGCCGGTGATAAGCCGTTCGCCAACACCTCCACGTTCTCAGGCTACTTCGATTCCCTCCTCTGCTACACCTATGATTCAGGCGCCGATGCCCGCTTCGAGCCGGCCACGGTGAAGGCGTTGGTGTCGACGGCCTGTTCCACGACCCAGTGGGACGGTAATTTTTTAAATTGGGCGACCTTCCGGCGGTTCGATGCCCTCAAGAAATCGATGACCGGTGGGGATTGTTTCGTGGCGCGGGCTGCAGATGGAACCTGTCCGACGAACGGCACCCCGGCGCTGAAGACCGTGCGGGCACAGGCGGTAGGAGTGAACGTAGAGTTGAATGATACGGTCTATGCGGGAGGAGCGGGAGCCACAACCTATCTCGGAAGGATTCCGCTTGCGGACAGATCGGGCAACCCTGGAACACTCTACATCGGTGTTGCCGACGCCTATTTCTGTATCGACAACGACAGCACGTTTAACAACAACTGCGGAGATAGTTACAGCGTCAGAAGGTACGAACTCAAAGTCGGATACAATGTTGAGCCAACGGGGGTCATTCAGCAGATTGGTTCCCAGGCGCGGTTTGGGCTGTTTGAATTCAAACCGACCGGCGACGGAGCCCGGATGCTCGTGGGGCTCGGGGCCCGCCAATCGATCGCATTTTCAGGATCGGCCGTCAAGACGTTCACGACGAACACCGCCGCGATGGTGGATGCGGTTCAGGATTCGTTCCCATCTACTTGGACACCTCTCTCCGAGTCTCTCTATGAAACCGCCCGCTATATTGCCCAGATCAATTCTACCTACCTGGCCGGTTCCTATGCCTATCCCATTGCCTTTGCCGGAGGCATCTCAAACGGCGTGGCCTTTGGAGCGACGGGGGCAGGATCAATAGGCGCGCCTGAAATCACCGCCTTGACCGGCAGCGAGGTCTGCACGGTCGGGGCCGGCTACATCACCAACGCCTGCGGACGGGATCCGTATTTTTTCGGGAGCAACCACACGCCTGCCTGGGCGACGACGTCCACCCAGGTTCGCTGCTGTAAAACCTTCGTCATCATCGTGACGGATGGGGAACCGACGCAGGATACCAATATCCCGGCGGGGCTCCAAGATTACGCGCATGGGCGACATGGTCTCCACTGTACTGGTGGAAACGCGACCATCCATGCGCCGAACGGCACCTGTAACACGAACAGCGCCACGACAGCCGCCACGCTGTTGGGGGAACATAAGACCGATTATGCCTCGACCGGGAACCATTACCTGGACGACGTCGCCTATTGGGCCCATACGAATGACCTCCGGCCCTGTACCGCCGCCGGGACCGATGGAACGATTCCCGTCCTCAACGTGACGGGCCATTGTTTAGCTGGGCTCCAGAATCTGTCGGTCTACACGTTCTTTGCCTTCGGCAACATCGCGGGGAGAGAAATTTTGATGCATACCGCCAAGTTGGGCGGATTCGAGGACAGCAACAATAATAATATTCCGGACCTGGTGAGCGAATGGGACAAGGTCATCAATGCGACCGGCGCGCCGGGGACCGACGGAATTCCCGATAACTACTTTGAGTCTTCCAACGTGGACGACTTGCAAGATCGGTTGATGGCGACGATCACGGCGATCTTGCGAAAGAGCTCGTCCGGCACGGCCATTTCCGTGCTGGCCACCTCTGCCAGCGGTGAGGGAAGCGTCTATCAAGCCTATTTCTACACCAGCAACGTCGGGCTGGGTGGCGCCAATGTCAGATGGACCGGGTATACGCAGGGCCTGTTCATCGACCATTTGGGGAATTTCCGCGAAGATACGGATCAGGACGGAAAGCTCGTCTACGAAAACGACTACATCATCAGGACCAGCTACGATAACAACCAGGCAAGTCTCACGTATGGGACCGTCCTGGTCGACAAGTTTGTGGATGCCAATGGCGATGGGAGCGCCGACAGTACAACGGCGACCATCTCGGGCCTGGGGCTGAAAGATATTCTTCCCTTCTGGGAAGGAGGCAAGCAGCTGGCCAACCTCGCCTCCGCGTCGAGAAACCTGCTGACGTGGGTGGACAGCAACAATGATGGACTCGTGCAGGTGGGCGAACAGATGCAATTCGCTACGGCAAATTCTGGAACGTTGGGGCAGTACCTGAGAGCCGGCGCCGCCCCCTATACGGCCGATAACATCATCAATTTCATCCGCGGGGACGAAGTCGCGGGGCTTCGGACGCGCATGCTGGAGGTGCCGTTGGGCAGCGGCACCTACAAAGTGTGGAAGTTAGGGGACCCCATCCATTCAACGCCGACCATTGTGTCGGCGCCGCGCACGAACTACGATCTGGTGTATGGAGATTCTTCCTACACGGCGTTTTATCAGCAGTATCAAAATCGCCGTGAAGTCGTCTATGTCGGCGCGAACGACGGGATGTTGCATGCCTTCAACGGAGGGTATTACCACAAGAGCGACGATCCTACGACGGCAACCGTAGTCGAGCATGGGTGGTACACGAAGAATCCCACGAACAACAGCAGCGGTCGTCCGCTCGGGGACGAACTCTGGGGATACGTCCCCTATCAGCTCCTGCCGCAGTTGCAGTGGTTGACGAGAGCCGACTATACCCATGTCTACTACGTGGACCTCAAACCCACGGTGGCGGATGTGCGAATCTTTACGCCGGATGCGGACCATCCGAACGGCTGGGGCACGGTGCTGATCGGGGGCTTCCGCATGGGAGGGAGCTGCGGAGGCTGTGCGGCCGGCACCGGTGCGCCTCCGATGACGGTCAATATCAGCGGGACGCCCCGCACCTTCTACAGCGCATACTTTGTGCTCGATATCACCAATCCGGAGGTTGATCCCAAGCTCCTCTGGAGCTTCAGCGATGCCGGCTTGGGTCTGTCGATCGGGACGCCGTCGGTGATGCGTGTCAGTCCCACGGCTGATGCCAAGACCGATAACACCAATGCGAAGTGGATGGTCCTCTTCGGTTCGGGCCCGAACGGCTATGCGGCAGACTTGCCGCCCGCTCCCGCGCAAGTCGCCACGGTGTATGCCGTAGACTTGCGGGTCGGGCCCGGGGCTGCGAATTCGCAGGTGACCAAGATGGCTGCCGGTTCCTGGCAGTCGTTTGTTGGAAACATCGCGGTGCTGGATAATAATTTCGACTACCGGCATGATGTCGCCTATTTCGGGCGCACGATCAATACTGGAGCTCTGCCCTGGAGGGGCAAGATGTATCGGTTGACGACGAGTGGTTGTACGAACGCCCCCTGCAGCACCTCGACCTGGGGGGTTGCCAACGGAGCCAGCCGAGTACCGACGGAGATGATCGATACCTTCAATGACTACACGGCATTGAGCAGTACGACTGTGAATTTGGGACCGGTCACAACTGCGCCGTCAGTGACCATCGATGATGCGAACATGGTCTGGGTCTTTTTTGGAACGGGCCGCTACCTGAGTAACTCCGACAAGACCAACACGGAACAACAATACCTGTTCGGCATTAAAGACAAAGTGATGAACGGGGGGTGCACCCAGACTAACGCCATCAATTGCAATGCCGTCAATCTGGTGAACGCCACGAATGCGGTGGTCTGTGTCGTTTGTGCGGGCGGGACCAACCAAGTGACGGACCCCAACAATCCTGCCCTCACGAGTGTCACCTCAGGAGCCACCTCGATGGCGGGGTTGGTGCAGAGCAGGGATGGATGGTACGTCAAGCTGGTGACGGCGGCCGGTACGTCGGCAGAGCGGTCCGTGTCCAATCCCGTCGTGATTGCCGGAGCGGTATTTTTCCCGACGCTCGTTCCCACGAATGACTTCTGCTCCTCCACGGGAACGAGTTATCTCTATGCGTTGTATTACAAGACCGGCTCGGCCTATTCGTCTCCGGTCATCGGGACCAGCGTGTCCGGCGCGAATACGATCAGCAACACCAGGGTCCTGATGGGCGAAGGTGTGGCCTCGCAAGTCGCCATCCATATCGATGGCTCGGGAGGCTCTTGTACCGGAGGCTGCGACGGCGGGGGGAAGCCGCCGATCAAATATTGCAGCCAGATGAGTACAGGGAGCAGCGAATGTAAGGATGCCAGTGGGCCAAATCCTCCCTGGAGCCGGTACCTGTCCTGGATACGTCAGCGGGGCTGA
- a CDS encoding PhoH family protein, protein MRKLKLREGTNTAVLFGHHDRHLKLIEEDLGVRLSARGEELTLDGTPDATRYAERVITELATLANDGMVLQPEDISHALNALRQSPETPIKELLSSAATIVTKKRFVAPKTPTQKAYIEAIETHDIVIGIGPAGTGKTYLAMAMAVSALMKKEVSRIILARPAVEAGEKIGFLPGDMYAKVNPYLRPLYDALFDMMDMERATRAIERGDIEIAPLGFMRGRTLNDSFVILDEAQNATAEQMKMFLTRLGFHSKVVVTGDITQVDLPPERVSGLIEVREILRDVEGIQFVYFDERDVVRHKLVQDIIKAYDHHQQTILPSGSSSGATGRRPSPAPHQKPPKPTTPASSLTDSWGQSH, encoded by the coding sequence GTGCGTAAACTAAAACTACGAGAAGGCACCAATACCGCCGTATTGTTCGGTCACCACGACCGGCACCTCAAGCTGATTGAAGAAGACCTCGGCGTGCGCCTTTCGGCGCGTGGCGAGGAACTCACCCTTGATGGCACTCCAGACGCGACACGTTATGCTGAACGGGTTATCACGGAACTCGCCACCCTGGCCAACGACGGGATGGTGCTCCAGCCGGAGGACATTTCCCATGCGTTAAACGCGCTCCGGCAGAGCCCCGAGACTCCGATCAAGGAACTCCTCTCCAGCGCGGCCACCATCGTCACGAAGAAACGTTTCGTCGCACCGAAAACGCCGACGCAAAAAGCCTACATCGAAGCCATTGAAACGCACGACATCGTGATCGGCATCGGACCGGCCGGAACAGGCAAGACCTATCTGGCGATGGCGATGGCGGTGAGTGCCTTGATGAAGAAAGAAGTGAGCCGCATCATTCTGGCGCGGCCGGCTGTCGAGGCAGGCGAGAAGATCGGTTTTTTACCAGGCGACATGTATGCGAAGGTGAATCCCTATCTCCGTCCTCTGTACGACGCCCTGTTCGACATGATGGATATGGAGCGGGCGACGCGTGCGATCGAGCGGGGCGACATCGAAATTGCGCCACTCGGGTTTATGCGGGGCCGTACGTTGAACGATTCGTTCGTCATTCTCGATGAAGCGCAGAATGCCACGGCGGAACAAATGAAGATGTTCCTGACGCGGCTCGGCTTCCATTCCAAGGTGGTCGTGACCGGCGATATCACTCAGGTGGATCTGCCCCCTGAACGGGTCTCCGGCCTGATCGAGGTGCGGGAGATTCTGCGCGATGTCGAGGGTATTCAATTCGTCTACTTCGACGAGCGTGACGTGGTACGTCACAAGTTGGTACAGGACATTATCAAGGCCTACGATCATCACCAGCAGACCATTTTGCCTTCCGGTTCTTCATCGGGCGCAACGGGGCGTCGTCCGTCGCCAGCGCCGCATCAAAAGCCGCCGAAGCCTACGACCCCTGCCTCATCGCTCACGGACTCGTGGGGCCAGTCGCATTAA